One genomic segment of Nocardia spumae includes these proteins:
- a CDS encoding cytochrome P450 family protein, which produces MTDTQPLVLDPSATDIQGELARIRSRGPVTEVVLPGGVPAWSVTDLDVLRQLLTDPRVSKDAHRHWPQLIDGEIGQDWVMFPWVAARNMLTTYGDQHQRLRTLVAPAFTNKRTQALRPRIEAFVAELLDGISAVPDGEIIDLRAAFATALPIRVIGELMGVPAGMDEQLRVHADGILDTSLDPAAVGAHFGALFVLMEELMRHKRDNPGDDLTTVLMNAHGDADGSRLDEQELRDTLLLIITAGHETTANLLDHSIIGLLTHPEQRKAALAEQTPWAEVVEEGLRWNAPLAHMPLRFAVEDIDIAGSSDFPGVRINRGDVIIASLAGAGRDRKVHGDTADAFDAGRRSKQHLAFGYGVHHCLGAPLARLEAAIALPALFGRFPELELAIDPAELRPIPSIVTNGHRDIPVHRTARDS; this is translated from the coding sequence ATGACAGATACGCAGCCGCTGGTGCTGGATCCCAGTGCCACCGACATCCAGGGCGAGCTGGCTCGCATCCGGTCTCGGGGGCCGGTCACCGAGGTGGTGCTTCCCGGCGGCGTACCGGCCTGGTCGGTCACCGACCTCGATGTGCTCAGGCAACTGCTCACCGATCCGCGCGTCTCCAAGGACGCACACCGGCATTGGCCGCAGCTCATCGACGGCGAGATCGGCCAGGACTGGGTGATGTTTCCCTGGGTGGCGGCGAGAAATATGCTCACCACCTACGGCGACCAGCATCAGCGGCTGCGCACACTCGTGGCGCCGGCGTTCACCAACAAGCGCACCCAGGCGCTTCGGCCCCGGATCGAAGCGTTCGTCGCCGAGTTGCTCGACGGGATATCCGCTGTGCCGGACGGTGAAATCATCGATTTGCGTGCCGCTTTCGCCACCGCCCTGCCCATCCGGGTGATCGGCGAACTGATGGGCGTCCCCGCCGGGATGGATGAACAGCTGCGCGTCCACGCGGACGGAATCCTCGACACCAGCCTGGATCCCGCCGCGGTCGGAGCGCATTTCGGGGCGCTGTTCGTCCTCATGGAGGAACTGATGCGGCATAAGCGCGACAACCCCGGCGACGACCTCACCACCGTGCTGATGAACGCCCACGGCGACGCCGACGGATCACGGCTCGACGAACAGGAGTTGCGGGACACGCTGCTGCTGATCATCACGGCCGGCCACGAAACCACCGCGAATCTGCTGGATCACAGCATCATCGGTCTGCTCACCCATCCGGAACAACGGAAAGCGGCCCTCGCGGAACAGACGCCGTGGGCCGAGGTGGTCGAGGAAGGTCTGCGATGGAATGCGCCGCTGGCGCATATGCCGCTGCGTTTCGCGGTGGAAGACATCGACATCGCCGGTAGTTCCGATTTTCCCGGTGTGCGCATCAACCGCGGTGACGTGATCATCGCATCCCTGGCCGGCGCGGGCCGGGACCGAAAGGTGCACGGCGACACCGCCGATGCGTTCGACGCGGGTCGGCGGTCGAAGCAGCATCTCGCGTTCGGATACGGAGTGCACCATTGTCTCGGCGCGCCCCTGGCCCGGCTCGAGGCGGCGATAGCGCTGCCGGCTCTGTTCGGCCGGTTTCCCGAGCTGGAACTCGCGATCGATCCGGCCGAGCTGAGGCCGATTCCGAGCATCGTGACCAACGGGCATCGCGACATCCCGGTTCATCGGACAGCGCGGGACTCCTGA
- a CDS encoding cytochrome P450 gives MVNDADAVPTTGCPVAYGSPQSSARPQIRLDSTEFAADPHGAYESMRDRGPLVSIELAPGVPATLVIGYQAALQILNDEARFPADPRRWEKNAPPDCPVIPMLGYRQNALRTAGAEHARYRRTITDALETVNLHQVHGAVARAADSLVNSFCESGAADLRMDYAFPLTFRVLSELMGFPADAASAAYQGMAAMLDGVGAEEGQQRFIEALLGVVEQKRERPGDDLTSRLLAHPDGLDPMEMVNQAALLFSAGTEPTCNLILNTLLLLMADEEYGGDVLSGAMDTRDAIDEVLFADPPLANFCMTYPRQPQLVGDVWLPADQPVVVSLAACNTDPHIVGGDRKGNRSHLAWGVGPHSCPAQPLAQTIARQAIDLLLDALPDIRPEVPAQQLSWRTGQFHRALAALPVVFPACPQMRLT, from the coding sequence ATGGTGAACGACGCGGACGCGGTGCCGACGACCGGATGCCCGGTCGCGTACGGATCGCCCCAGAGCTCCGCCCGACCACAGATCCGGCTGGATTCCACGGAGTTCGCGGCGGATCCGCACGGCGCCTACGAATCCATGCGCGACCGCGGGCCGCTGGTGTCGATCGAACTGGCGCCCGGTGTCCCGGCCACGCTGGTGATCGGATACCAAGCGGCGCTGCAGATTCTCAACGACGAGGCCCGCTTTCCCGCCGATCCACGTCGCTGGGAGAAGAACGCTCCGCCGGACTGCCCGGTGATCCCGATGCTGGGCTACCGCCAGAACGCGCTCCGCACCGCGGGCGCGGAGCACGCCCGTTACCGCCGCACGATCACCGACGCGCTGGAGACGGTGAACCTGCACCAGGTGCACGGTGCGGTCGCGCGTGCCGCCGATTCGCTCGTCAACTCGTTCTGTGAGAGCGGCGCCGCCGATCTTCGGATGGATTACGCCTTTCCGCTGACCTTCCGGGTGCTCAGCGAGCTGATGGGCTTCCCCGCGGACGCCGCGTCCGCGGCCTATCAGGGAATGGCCGCCATGCTGGACGGGGTCGGCGCCGAAGAAGGACAGCAGCGGTTCATCGAAGCCCTGCTCGGGGTGGTCGAGCAGAAGCGAGAACGCCCGGGCGACGACCTCACCTCGCGCCTGCTGGCGCACCCGGACGGGCTCGATCCCATGGAAATGGTGAATCAGGCGGCGTTGTTGTTCTCGGCGGGCACGGAGCCGACCTGCAATCTGATCCTGAATACGCTGCTGCTGTTGATGGCCGACGAAGAGTACGGCGGTGATGTGCTCAGTGGCGCGATGGACACCCGCGACGCCATCGACGAGGTGCTGTTCGCGGATCCGCCACTGGCCAATTTCTGCATGACATATCCGAGACAACCGCAACTCGTCGGCGATGTGTGGTTACCGGCCGATCAGCCGGTGGTCGTGAGCCTGGCCGCCTGCAATACCGACCCGCACATCGTGGGCGGCGACCGCAAGGGAAACCGGTCTCACCTGGCGTGGGGAGTGGGCCCCCACTCGTGCCCGGCGCAGCCGCTCGCGCAGACGATCGCGCGCCAGGCCATCGACCTGCTGCTCGACGCACTTCCCGATATTCGTCCGGAAGTTCCTGCGCAGCAACTAAGTTGGAGGACCGGGCAGTTTCACCGCGCCTTGGCAGCACTGCCGGTGGTGTTTCCCGCGTGCCCGCAGATGCGTCTCACCTGA